One Maribacter cobaltidurans genomic window carries:
- a CDS encoding formylglycine-generating enzyme family protein produces the protein MKTTSNKIYKKVIDESFVNIPTGTVDMRDDRTKETWSVDINSFELFKFPITQEIYSAIIDKNPSTFKGDRLPVETVSWIDAVNFCNELSNSYGKDKCYSIDSAAEKVTLDPNTNGFRLPTEAEWQYACQAGTKEIRHGELAEIAWFKENSNSRTQEVGQKKPNQWGLYDMLGNVWEWCSDIYDETVYGTYRVFRGGGWCDQERSVMATTRRRSHPFSFKIDDLGFRIATNSKIKNNS, from the coding sequence GTGAAAACGACAAGCAATAAGATATATAAAAAAGTAATTGACGAGTCATTTGTGAACATTCCGACAGGAACTGTTGACATGCGAGACGACCGAACAAAAGAAACTTGGTCGGTTGACATAAATTCTTTTGAACTCTTTAAATTCCCAATAACACAAGAAATATATTCAGCAATAATTGACAAGAACCCTTCGACATTTAAAGGTGACAGGTTACCAGTTGAAACAGTTTCTTGGATTGATGCTGTGAATTTTTGTAATGAACTATCTAACTCTTATGGAAAAGACAAATGCTATTCAATTGACTCAGCAGCTGAAAAAGTAACCTTGGACCCAAATACAAATGGATTTCGATTACCAACAGAAGCAGAATGGCAGTATGCTTGCCAAGCAGGAACGAAAGAGATTAGACATGGAGAATTAGCTGAAATTGCATGGTTTAAAGAGAACTCCAACAGTCGGACTCAAGAAGTTGGACAAAAGAAACCTAACCAATGGGGACTTTACGACATGCTTGGAAATGTTTGGGAATGGTGTTCAGACATTTATGACGAAACTGTTTACGGAACATATCGCGTTTTCCGTGGCGGGGGTTGGTGCGACCAAGAAAGGAGCGTAATGGCGACAACTCGAAGAAGAAGTCACCCCTTTTCGTTCAAAATTGATGACTTAGGATTTAGAATTGCAACTAACTCAAAAATTAAAAACAACAGCTAA